One Verrucomicrobiota bacterium genomic window carries:
- a CDS encoding NAD(P)/FAD-dependent oxidoreductase, which produces MTYPKDYDAIVIGGGPAGSTAGALLAEKGWKVLIIEKEKFPRYHVGESLMPYCYFTFERLGVIDKIKEMAWTEKHSVQFVGRNGKVSTPFYFFQHYEHPSSTTWQVKRADFDLMLLDNAREKGATALEETTVTEFIKDDKGAVVGVKAQSVDGQVLEFNSRIVLDGSGRDALFLRKTGSRKRDPELNKIAIWTLFKGAMRDPGLDEGSTTVAYLDGKGWFWNIPMADDIVSSGIVADRDYLYRDSRDPKEIYEREIKNNPWIEEHLSQGKQFGEYWVTGEYSYRGEHCATDGLVLIGDAFAFLDPVFSSGVFLAVKSAEMAADAADEALKQDKPIKAADFEEYGERLCSSIETMRQVVYAFYDERFSFADLIKANMHLRGTLTDCLIGDLIDRDYAELLDAMKDFASLPEPLSHGRANMNPVAQ; this is translated from the coding sequence ATGACTTATCCCAAAGACTATGACGCCATTGTAATCGGAGGCGGACCAGCCGGATCTACCGCCGGGGCATTACTCGCCGAAAAGGGATGGAAGGTCCTCATTATTGAGAAGGAAAAGTTTCCGCGCTATCACGTGGGAGAGTCGTTGATGCCTTATTGTTATTTCACTTTTGAGCGTCTCGGTGTGATTGATAAAATCAAGGAAATGGCCTGGACGGAAAAGCACAGCGTACAGTTCGTTGGTCGAAACGGAAAAGTGTCTACCCCTTTTTATTTCTTCCAACACTACGAACATCCTTCTTCAACGACCTGGCAGGTTAAGCGGGCCGATTTCGATTTGATGCTGTTGGACAATGCGCGGGAGAAAGGTGCAACGGCGTTGGAGGAAACCACGGTCACTGAATTCATTAAGGATGACAAAGGAGCCGTTGTCGGCGTAAAAGCGCAATCGGTTGATGGACAAGTTTTAGAGTTCAATTCCAGGATAGTGCTCGATGGTTCCGGGCGGGATGCTCTGTTCCTCCGCAAAACCGGTTCACGAAAACGGGACCCTGAGTTAAATAAAATCGCTATCTGGACACTGTTCAAAGGGGCGATGCGTGATCCGGGCTTGGATGAAGGATCCACTACCGTCGCTTACCTCGATGGGAAAGGATGGTTTTGGAATATACCGATGGCTGATGACATTGTCAGCTCCGGGATCGTGGCCGACAGAGACTATCTCTATCGTGACTCCAGAGACCCAAAAGAGATCTACGAGCGTGAGATTAAAAATAATCCCTGGATCGAAGAGCATTTATCTCAAGGTAAACAATTTGGCGAGTACTGGGTAACCGGGGAGTATTCCTATCGCGGAGAACATTGTGCGACGGATGGGTTGGTCTTGATTGGCGATGCCTTCGCATTTCTCGACCCGGTATTTTCATCCGGAGTTTTTCTGGCAGTCAAATCGGCTGAAATGGCGGCTGACGCGGCAGACGAAGCGTTGAAACAGGATAAGCCGATAAAGGCTGCCGACTTTGAGGAATACGGGGAGCGCTTATGCAGCTCGATCGAGACCATGCGTCAAGTGGTCTACGCCTTTTACGACGAACGGTTCAGTTTTGCAGATTTAATAAAAGCCAATATGCATTTACGTGGCACGTTAACCGATTGCCTGATTGGAGATCTGATAGATCGTGATTATGCGGAGTTGCTCGATGCGATGAAAGATTTTGCATCTTTGCCGGAACCGTTATCTCATGGTCGGGCAAATATGAATCCAGTGGCCCAGTAA